The Malus sylvestris chromosome 8, drMalSylv7.2, whole genome shotgun sequence genomic interval AAGGACCTAAGACACAAAAAGTTAACAAAAACTCTCAATTTTTGTCTAGAATCTTATCTGCAAGATAATCGAATCATTGTTAAAACTTGGATTCGAATCAAAACATTGATTCAGAGCACTAACAATCCAAAATAGTCACAAAGCGAACAATTTCTCAAATAGCGAACATATAGACAGCGCAATGCATTGCGTCAGAGAAATTTTTATCATGCTTACTCTAAACTTTAAGTCATAATTTCCTACTTACCTTTCTCATTCAGGAAATTAATACTAAACATATGTACTCCAAAGAAAAGTCGAAAACCTAGCTTCAAAGTTGGacataaattcaaataaatactTATAATCAATTGAGAATAACTCTAAAATTAAAGCAGCATatccctttctctcttctctctttccgccttatgtcttttatttttttaatttttttttactactgCAGGTCCACTTTCCACTATCCGCCAAAAAGCCTATACCACTttccaattgaaaaaaaaaaaaaattagtctcATTAAGATGGTTTattgcacatgacatgtttgatttatttttcatttcgtTTGTGAATTCTTAGGTACGAATCAAAGTTTatcaaaaaaattgttaaagtGATTGGAGGCAAGTTAAGTCGCacatcattgagtgttgaaccAAAATTGATTGGAATCAAATCTCAAGTCAAAGACATCAATTTGTGGTTACAAAATGGATCAAGTGATGTTGGTATACTTGTTGTGTATGGCATGTCAGGAATAGGGAAGACAACCATTGCAAAACATGTTTACAATTCAAATTTTACAAGCTTTGAAGGAAGTAGTttcattgaaaatatcaaagaaaGAGCTGATCGACCAAATGGCTTAGTTCAAATACAAATGCAACTTCTTTCTAATATTTTGATCGGTAGAGAAGTGAAAATCCAGACTGTTAGTGAGGGAATAATTAAGATTGAAAGCGCCATAAGCTCTAGAAAAGTTCTACttgttcttgatgatgtggACCATATGGATCAATTAGATGCAGTACTAAAAATGAAAGATCGGTTTTATCCCGGAAGTAAGATACTTATAACAACTAGGCGTGAAAGATTGCTAAGAGCACATCAAGTTATAAAGGTGTACAAAGTTGAAACTTTGAATTACAATGAATCACTAGAGCTTTTCAGTTGGCATGCATTTGGCCAGGATCGTCCCACAGAAGATTACATGAAGCATTCAAAAATGGTAGTGCAACATTGTGGCGGACTTCCATTAGCTCTTCAAGTTTTGGGTTCTTCTTTATCAGGGGAAAGCATGGGTGTATGGGAAAGTGCCTTGGAGAAGCTAAACGTTATTCCTAATGGTGAAATCATGAATAAACTAAGAGTAAGCTATGACAGTTTACAAGATGACCATGACCGAAAATTATTCCTCCACATTGCTTGTTTCCTAATAAAAAGGAACAAAAACTACATTGTTAAGATACTGGATGGATGTGATTTCTATACAATTGTTGGCATTCAAAATCTCATTGATAGATGCTTGGTGACAATTGATAAATACGGCAAGGTGAATATGCATGACATGATTCGTGACATGGGGAGAGAAATTGTTCGCCTAGAATCAGAAGAGCCTGAGAAACGTAGTAGACTATGGCACCATAAGGATTCTTTCCAAGTATTGAGGGACAAGAATGTAAGAAACATGCCTTTAATGTCTATATATGTATTTCTTCTTGTGAAAATTATCCATACTAACGTTTCCGCTTTTTCCTTTAGGGTACAAAAAAAATCCAAGGTATTGGCTTGAATATGCATATGCATCCTGCACACAGTCCAATAAACACAAATGAGACAGTCTTGGAAACCAATTCATTTGAAAAGATGCGCAAATTACAGCTACTACATCTTAGTCATGTACGACTAGATGGATGTTATGCAGATTTCCCTACAGGATTAAGATGGTTGTATTGGCTTCAATTTCCATTGGATTCTAtacctattgattttcctttggGGTGTCTAATTGTTCTTGACATGCAATACAGTAGCTTGAGACAAGTCTGGAAAGGAACAAAAGTATGCTGGTCTACACATTTcaatttagttttttattttttgaccaatTGCATATGTTAAAATTAACTcctacacattttttttttaattttacacaGTTTCTTCCATCGTTGAAGATCCTTGACGTCAGCCATTCCCATGCCCTCACTGAAATCATGGACTTCTCACTTTGCCCCAGTCTAGAAGAACTAATTCTTGTAGATTGCACAAGCCTGATTGATGTTCATGAATCCATTGGAAACCTGGAGAGGCTTGTGTACTTAAACGTGAAAGATTGCAAGAATCTTAGGATGCTTCCGAAGAACATGTGTTTGCTTAAATCACTTGAAACACTCATTTTATCGGGTTGCTCAAATCTTGATGAGTTTCCAGTGGAGATGATAAAGAAGATGGCTCTGAAAGTTCTTGAAACAGATGGAATTCCATTTAGTGAATTATGGCCAGAAAGAAGTTCAAGTATCTTGAGTTCTTTTCCATGCTCTTTAGTACGGTTGAGTCTAAAGGGGTGCAATCTTTCTGATGATGCCTTTTGTAGGGATTTAAGTAGTCTATCCTCGTTGCGAAGACTGAAGTTAGGTGAGAATCCAATTTCCAGTCTGCTAGGtttcatcaaaggtttgaggaGGCTCGATAAACTCTCTTTCAAGGGTTGTGATATGCTGGAATCGCTTGTGGGGTTGCCGAGAGTACACGAAATGATGGATGTACGCGATTGCATATCATTAAAAAAAGTAACGTATCAATCGTTTAGAGGGTTCCAACAAGACGTCTCTCTGATAGGCGACTACAACATAGTTGAGTGGGAGTACTTTTACAAGTTAGAGCCTATTGATAGAGTTGATGTGGAAATGATCAAACTTTTGGGCTTGTGCAACTTGGGATCCATGCCTGCAATTCGAATGAAGAGCGTATTAGATTGCTGCTATTCAGAAGAGGAAAGGTGGAGTCCCGTCCAGGtgcgcctctctctctctctctctctcacacaggtcatatatatatatatataatgggaAATAAATGACTCAGTAATGTTGTGATGATCATGGAAAATGCACAGGGACTGTATCAATATGGTATATTCAGCACATTTTTTGTTGGGAATGAGGTTCCAGGCCGGTTCAACTATAAAAGTACCAAGTCCTCTAGATCTTTTATTGTCCCTTTACTCCTTGCTAGTCACAAAATCCGAGGCTTGAACATCTTTGCTACCTATGCAAATGAGGAGAATTCTAATTataatgatgatgatgttgatgatgatgataaacCTCCAATAATAAGTAACAAGAGCAATGATGATGATCATGATCATGATCATCATGATGCTCCTCCAATAATAATCGAAGTGAGTAACAAGAGTAAGGGTCTGAAGTGGATCTATGTCCCATATTTGTACGGTATtccagaagaaggagaagatatgatatggtTGAGCCATTGGAGGATGGAGAGTGAAACAACATTACAATGTGGAGATGAAGTGCTTGTTTCAGTACTCATGAGACCTGGTAAGTTTCAGCTCAAGGAGGTTGGTGTCGAGCTTGTGCAAGAGCACCAGAATAATATGATGATAAATACCCAACACAACATCAAATCAGATCCTAGTTACCCATTTGTCATCGGTGGAGATTTGTCCATGTATGAGTATATACCAGGAATATACTTCCTCGGTTGCACtaaaaaaattgttgaaaagACTAGTTGCTTGCCGCAGAGATTTTTAAATCGCCTAATCATGGACACTGATGAAGAAGACACAGGTATGCTGTGTCGTTGTATTGCAATGAATTATACTCCATCCAAACACTTCCAAGTATGTCTGTATTCAattcaaaaacataaattttatgttatttgtATGTTTTTTCAGACAAAGAAAAAAGGCAAGAAGATGAACCTAATTACACAATTGCAAGTACGAGGGCTGCCAGTAACAACTGCGGCCTCGGAGGCTGGAAGGTGCTCCTCACAGTTGCCGGCTTATTTTTCACACTTGCTCTAGTAGTTCGGTCCTCCATCTCCCGGAAAAAGAAGCGACTCTAGTCCACGAGCCATCcatgagtttgtaattttacttGATACAGACATATCTTTGGATTCCCTCCTTGTTTTTAAGATGTTTTCTGCTTTCAAAATATCGAAGTTCAAATGTGTTCAACATCATCAAAAATTGCATAAATATAGCATAAAATACATCCAACATTAGCGATACTTAGCAATACCAGGCAAAAATCAGGCAAAAATCAATTCTTTGAACTTGGGGGAAATATTTTGGCACCGGGGAAAGCGAAAACATCCTATCTGCTTATAAATGTCAAATTTACAGGTATTATTTGTCATTTACAACAAAATCATGCTTCTTAATAGACTCGGCTCCCATTGAAAAATTAtgtaaattacataaatatcAGTACAACAGATATTAGATTGACTAatttatcaaataaattaaGAGCAGAAAATTTCTTAGCTTGAGATCTAGGGACCATACAGTTGATTCAGCCTTGCATTGCTACTACACTATGAAAGCTGGCTTCTTCAACCCGAACAAATTATTGAGGTCAGGAAGCATAGGAGAAACAGCCATGGTCTCTGGAGCCATGCAATTTTCTATCTCTGGAGCCATGAAATTTTCTATCTTCTCATAAACATTGTCACTGCTAGCTTGTTCCATTTTTAAAgttacaaaaacacaaaaacttgAACAATAGAAGTTTGGGATCGGTTAGGTTCCAAGCCCGCTATAAGCTGAGCTGAGCAATACAGTGTCATTGACTTCAATGGCTGTAGATACAGATATGTTTGAATGAAATTCTCCTCGTGACTCAAACTTAGTTGCTGAAAGTTGGTTAGACGAGTCCAAATTGTTTGAAAATTATGTTCATCAACACCACATATCCAAAGCAGCAAATTAACGAGGATACCGGACATCACTTAGGACAATACAATCCTTGACAATTTCCAAAAGCCACAGTTTTTATATGCAATCTGATTACATGTGTTTTGAACTACAGGAAATCTTATAGATTGGGTAAACCTTATATCAAATTCAAATGCAATCATTCATATATGAAGTATGAGATGCCCAATAGTTTTACCAAAAGTTGTTGGGTCAATTGTCTCAAAACTTTCTTTTAGAAATTGCTGGTAAAACTCAGAGTCATCCAAAAGTTCAGGGTCACCATCAGCTTGTGCACCAGCATCAAATTGTGTCTTCTATCAGAGTGAAGGAATAAAGGTACTTAACTTGTTCAAATAGAAATATAACTTTTATAACACATTAAAGAGATCATTAAAGCAGACCTTACATCGAAGCGgcaaacaaatcaaaattttaaacataaagaTGCAATTAAAGGTAATGGCGCATGAAGAGTATTGAAACCGTCATAGTTCTCACACACAGGTTGCATGATCTTTTCTTGTAGCAATAAAGGGAACAAATTCATCAAGTCAAACAAATTGTAGACGGCATCCATCCCAAACAATTAATTTGTACCTCATTTGGgagttaaaaacttaaaatagcACATGGAAGAAACGTAAATTCCATGGACATTCGATTCCAATGAATTTACAGATGGGTCCTCAGATTAGTATAGGATTATATAGTTAACCACAATTATATGCAATCAGTACCTCTCCCTTTGCAGTGTTGTACCCCTCAGGAACCTGGACATCCACAACTCATGTTTTAAGTTACTAAATGTAAACTTAAGAAAAACCCATCTTGTTATGATGTTAAAATTATGAAGCAAAAATGAGCATGCACGTGAGAGTTAATATCTTACAGTACCAAATACAGCAACTGCTGATTTCCTCATCTGCATCTGCCTAACCATTCTGCTTGGATCTCTCATATATGAAGCAACTTGTTCACTGATATTCTGAAATTGGAAAAGGAAAAATGTATTCCTGGTGACTATCTGGCACAGCATGGCACAAGTCCTCCATTAGCTCTTCAAGTTTTGGGTTATTCTTTATCAGGGGAAAGCATGGATGTATGGGAAAGTGCCTTGGAGAAGCTAAAAGTTATTCCTAATGGTGAAATCATGAATAAACTAAGAATAAGCTATGACAGTTTACAAGATGACCATGACCAAAAATTATTCCTCCACATTGCTTGTTTCCTAATAAAAAGGGACAAAAACTACATTGTTAAGATACTTGATGGATGTGATTTCTATACAATTGTTGGCATTCAAAATCTCATTGATAGATGCTTGGTGACAATTGATAAATATGGCAAGGTGAATATGCATGACATGATTCGTGACATGGGAAGAGAAATTGTTCGCCTAGAATCAGATGAGCTTGAGAAACGTAGTAGACTATGGCGTCATAAGGATTGTTTCCAAGTATTGAGGGACAAGAATGTAAGAAACATGCCTTTAATGTCTATATATGTATTTCTTCTTATGAAAATTATTCATACTAACGTTTCCGCTTTTTCCTTTAGGGTAAAAAACAAAATCCAAGGTATTGTCCTGAATATGCTTATGCATCCTACACCCAGTCCAATAAATACAAATGAGACAGTCTTGGAAACCAATGCATTTGAAAAGATGCGCAAATTACAGCTACTACATCTTAGTCATGTACGACTGTATGGATGTTATGCAGATTTTCCTACAGGATTAAGATGGTTGTGTTGGCTTCAATTTCCATTGGATTCTAtacctattgattttcctttggGGTGTCTAATTGTTCTTGACATGCAATACAGTAGCTTGAGACAAGTCTGGAAAGGAACAAAAGTATGTTAGTCTATGCATTTCaattcagttttttattttttgaccaatTGCATATGTTAAAATTAACTcctacacattttttttttaaattttacacAGTTTCTTCCATCATTGAAGATCCTTGACGTCAGCCATTCTCATGCCCTCACTGAAATCATGGACTTCTCACTTTGCCCCAGTCTAGAAGAACTAATTCTTGTAGATTGCACAAGCCTGATTAATGTTCATGAATCCATTGGAAACCTGGAGAGGCTTGTGTACTTAAACGTGAAAGATTGCACGAATCTTAGGATGCTTCCGAAGAACATGTGTTTGCTTAAATCACTTGAAACACTCATTTTATCGGGTTGCTTAAATCTTGATGAGTTTCCAAtggagatgatgaagaagataGCTCTGAAAGTTCTTGAAACAGATGGAATTCCATTTAGTGAATTATGGCCAGAAAGAAGTTCAAGTATCTTGAGTTCTTTTCCATGCTCTTTAGTAGGGTTGAGTCTAAAGGGGTGCAATCTTTCTGATGATGCCTTTTGTAGGGATTTAAGTAGTCTATCCTCGTTGCGAGGACTGAAGTTACGTGAGAATCCAATTTCCAGTCTGCCAGGTTTCATCAAGGGTTTGAGGAGGCTCGATAAACTCTCTTTCGAGGGTTGTGATAGGCTCGAATCGCTTGTGGGGTTGCCGAGAGTACACAAAAAGATGGATGTATCCGATTGCATATCATTGAAAAAGGTAACATATCAATCGTTTAGAGGGTTCCAACTAAATGCCTTTGGGAGAGACAACTACAACGTAGTTGAGTGGGAGTACCATTACAAGTTAGAGCCTATTGATAGAGTTGATGCAGAAATGATCAAACTTTTGGGCTTGTTCAACTTGGGATCCATGCCTGCAATTCGAATGAACAGCCCAATGGGTTGCTTTCATTCTGAAGAGGATAGGTGGAGTCCCGTCCAGGtgcgcctctctctctctctctctctctctctctcccctctccctttctctcatAAGTCAAATATATAATGGGAAATAAATGACTCAGTAATGTTGTGATGATCATGGAAAATGCATAGGGACTGTATCAATTTGGTATATTCAGCACATTTTTTGTTGGGAATGAGGTTCCAGGCCAATTCAGCTATAAAAGTACCAAGTCCTCCATATCTTTTATTGTCCCTTTACTCCCTGCTAGTCACAAAATCCGAGGCTTGAACATCTCTGCTACCTATGCAAATGAGGAGAATTCTAATTatattgatgatgatgatgatgatgatgattataAACCTCCAATAATAATCAAAGTGAGTAACAAGAGCAAGGGTCTGAAGTGGATCTATGTCCCATATTTGTCCGGTATTCCAGAAGAgggagaagatatgatatggtTGAGCCATTGGAGGATGGAGAGTGAAACAACATTACAATGTGGAGATGAAGTGCTTGTTTTAGTACTCATGAGACCTGGTAAGTTTCAGCTCAAGGAGGTTGGTGTCGAGCTTGTGCAAGAGCACCAGAATAATATGATGATAAATACCCAACACAACATCAAATCAGATCCTAGTTACCCATTTGTCATCGGTGGAGATTTGTCCATGTATGAGTATATACCAGGAATATACTTCCTCGGTTGCACtaaaaaaattgttgaaaagACTAGTTGCTTGCCGCAGAGATTTTTAAATCGCCTAATCATGGACACTGATGAAGAAGACACAGGTATGCTGTGTCGTTGTATTGCAATGAATTATACTCCATCCAAACACTTCCAAGTATGTCTGTATTCAattcaaaaacataaattttatgttatttgtATGTTTTTTCAGACAAAGAAAAAGGGCAAGAAGATGAACCTAATTACACAATTGCAAGTACGAGGGCTGCCAGTAACAACTGCGGCCTCGGAGGCTGGAAGGTGCTCCTCACAGCTGCCGGCTTATTTTTCACACTTGCTCTAGTAGTTCGGTCCTCCATCTCCCGGAAAAAGCAGCGACGCTAGTCCACAAGCCATCcatgagtttgtaattttacttGATACAGACATATCTTTGGATTCCCTCCTTGTTTTTAAGATGTTTTCTGCTTTCAAAATATCGAAGTTCAAATGTGTTCAACATCATAAAAAATTGCATGAATATAGCATAAAATACATCCAACATTAGCGATACTTAGCAATACCAGGCAAAAATCAAGCAAAAATCAGTTCTTTGAACTTGGGGGAAATATTTTGGCACCGGGGAAAGCGAAAACATCCTATCTGCTTATAAATGTCAAATTTACAGGTATTATTTGTCATTTACAACAAAATCATGCTTCTTAAAAGACTCGGCTCCCATTGAAAAATTATGTAAAGTACATAAATATCAGTACAACAGATATTAGATAGACTAatttatcaaataaattaaGAGCAGAAAATTTCTTAGCTTGAGATCTGGGGACCATACAGTTGATTCAGCCTTGCATTACTACACTATGAAAGCTGGCTTCTTCAACACGAACAAATTATTGAGGTCAGGAAGCATAGGAGAAACAGCCATGGTCTCTGGAGCCATGAAATTTTCTATCTTCTCATAAACATTGTCACTGCTAGCTTGTTCCATTTTTAAAgttacaaaaacacaaaaacttgAACAATAGAAGTTAGGGTTCGATTCGGTTCCAAGCCCGCTATAAGCTGAGCTGAGCAATACAATCCTTCACAAATTAACGAGGATACCAGACATCACTTAGGACAATACAATCCTTCATGACTCAAACTTAGTTACTGAAAGTTGGTTAGACGAGTCCAAATTGTTTGAAAATCATGTTCATCAACTCCACATATGCAAAGCAGCAAATTAACGAGGATACCAGACATCACTTAGGACAATACAATCCTTCACAATCTCCAAATGCCACAGTTTTTATATGCAATCTGATTACATGTGTTTTGAACTACAGGAAATCTTATAGATTGGGTAAACCGTATATCAAATTCAAATGCAATCATTCATATATGAAGTATGAGATGCCCAATAGTTTTACCAAAAGTTGCTGGGTCAATTGTCTCAAAACTTTCTTTTAGAAATTGCTGGTAAAACTCAGAGTCATCCAAAAGTTCGGGGTCACCATCAGCTTGTGCACCAGCATCAGATTGTGTCTCCTATCAGAGTAAGGAATAAAAGTACTTAACTTGTTCAAATAGAAATATAACTTTTATAACACATCAAAGAGATTATTAAAGCAGACCTTACAGGCTGCACATCGAAGCGGCAAacgaatcaaaattttaaacataaagaTGCAATTAAAGGTAATGGCGCATGAAGAGTATTGAAACCGTCACAGTCCTCACACACAGGTTGCATGATCTTTTCTTGTAGCAATAAAAGGAACAAATACATCAAGTCACATTGGGCCATCCAAAAAGAACAATGATGTAAAGTACCAAACACCACAAACAACCCAAATTTGTTCAAACGTAGTATCAAACTAATTATAGACTGCATCCATCCCAAACAATTAATTTGTACCTCATTTGGGAGTTAAAAACTTACAACAGCACATGGAAAAAACGTAAATTCCATGGACATTCGATTCCAATGAACTTACATGCAATCAGTATAGGATTATAGTTGACCACAATTACATGCAATCAGTACCTCTCCCTTTGCAGAGTTGTACCCCTCAGGAACCTGCACATCCACAACTTATGTTTAAGTTAATGTACAAAACTTAAGAAAGCCCCATCTTGTTATGATGTTAAAATTATGAAGCAAAAATGAGCATGCACGTGACAGTCAATATCTTACAGGTACCAAATACAGCAACTGCTGATTTCCTCATCTGCATCTGCCTAACCATTCTGCTTGGATCTCTCATATATGAAGCAACTTGTTCGCTAATATTCAGCGATTGGGAAAGGAAAAATGTATTC includes:
- the LOC126632664 gene encoding disease resistance protein RUN1-like isoform X1, with translation MALVRTSPGTSSDSNTFRGYRYDVFLSFRGEDTRKTFTDHLYTALNNAGFLTFRDDDELERGEDIKPGLQKAIQLSRASVVVFSKDYASSGWCLDELVLILEHKRTTSDHVVLPVFYDVDPSHLRKQMASVGKAFARHERTQSSKRVKGWREAVAEVADLAGMVLQNQDDGYESKFIKKIVKVIGGKLSRTSLSVEPKLIGIKSQVKDINLWLQNGSSDVGILVVYGMSGIGKTTIAKHVYNSNFTSFEGSSFIENIKERADRPNGLVQIQMQLLSNILIGREVKIQTVSEGIIKIESAISSRKVLLVLDDVDHMDQLDAVLKMKDRFYPGSKILITTRRERLLRAHQVIKVYKVETLNYNESLELFSWHAFGQDRPTEDYMKHSKMVVQHCGGLPLALQVLGSSLSGESMGVWESALEKLNVIPNGEIMNKLRVSYDSLQDDHDRKLFLHIACFLIKRNKNYIVKILDGCDFYTIVGIQNLIDRCLVTIDKYGKVNMHDMIRDMGREIVRLESEEPEKRSRLWHHKDSFQVLRDKNGTKKIQGIGLNMHMHPAHSPINTNETVLETNSFEKMRKLQLLHLSHVRLDGCYADFPTGLRWLYWLQFPLDSIPIDFPLGCLIVLDMQYSSLRQVWKGTKFLPSLKILDVSHSHALTEIMDFSLCPSLEELILVDCTSLIDVHESIGNLERLVYLNVKDCKNLRMLPKNMCLLKSLETLILSGCSNLDEFPVEMIKKMALKVLETDGIPFSELWPERSSSILSSFPCSLVRLSLKGCNLSDDAFCRDLSSLSSLRRLKLGENPISSLLGFIKGLRRLDKLSFKGCDMLESLVGLPRVHEMMDVRDCISLKKVTYQSFRGFQQDVSLIGDYNIVEWEYFYKLEPIDRVDVEMIKLLGLCNLGSMPAIRMKSVLDCCYSEEERWSPVQGLYQYGIFSTFFVGNEVPGRFNYKSTKSSRSFIVPLLLASHKIRGLNIFATYANEENSNYNDDDVDDDDKPPIISNKSNDDDHDHDHHDAPPIIIEVSNKSKGLKWIYVPYLYGIPEEGEDMIWLSHWRMESETTLQCGDEVLVSVLMRPGKFQLKEVGVELVQEHQNNMMINTQHNIKSDPSYPFVIGGDLSMYEYIPGIYFLGCTKKIVEKTSCLPQRFLNRLIMDTDEEDTDKEKRQEDEPNYTIASTRAASNNCGLGGWKVLLTVAGLFFTLALVVRSSISRKKKRL
- the LOC126632664 gene encoding disease resistance protein RUN1-like isoform X5, producing the protein MALVRTSPGTSSDSNTFRGYRYDVFLSFRGEDTRKTFTDHLYTALNNAGFLTFRDDDELERGEDIKPGLQKAIQLSRASVVVFSKDYASSGWCLDELVLILEHKRTTSDHVVLPVFYDVDPSHLRKQMASVGKAFARHERTQSSKRVKGWREAVAEVADLAGMVLQNQDDGYESKFIKKIVKVIGGKLSRTSLSVEPKLIGIKSQVKDINLWLQNGSSDVGILVVYGMSGIGKTTIAKHVYNSNFTSFEGSSFIENIKERADRPNGLVQIQMQLLSNILIGREVKIQTVSEGIIKIESAISSRKVLLVLDDVDHMDQLDAVLKMKDRFYPGSKILITTRRERLLRAHQVIKVYKVETLNYNESLELFSWHAFGQDRPTEDYMKHSKMVVQHCGGLPLALQVLGSSLSGESMGVWESALEKLNVIPNGEIMNKLRVSYDSLQDDHDRKLFLHIACFLIKRNKNYIVKILDGCDFYTIVGIQNLIDRCLVTIDKYGKVNMHDMIRDMGREIVRLESEEPEKRSRLWHHKDSFQVLRDKNGTKKIQGIGLNMHMHPAHSPINTNETVLETNSFEKMRKLQLLHLSHVRLDGCYADFPTGLRWLYWLQFPLDSIPIDFPLGCLIVLDMQYSSLRQVWKGTKFLPSLKILDVSHSHALTEIMDFSLCPSLEELILVDCTSLIDVHESIGNLERLVYLNVKDCKNLRMLPKNMCLLKSLETLILSGCSNLDEFPVEMIKKMALKVLETDGIPFSELWPERSSSILSSFPCSLVRLSLKGCNLSDDAFCRDLSSLSSLRRLKLGENPISSLLGFIKGLRRLDKLSFKGCDMLESLVGLPRVHEMMDVRDCISLKKVTYQSFRGFQQDVSLIGDYNIVEWEYFYKLEPIDRVDVEMIKLLGLCNLGSMPAIRMKSVLDCCYSEEERWSPVQGLYQYGIFSTFFVGNEVPGRFNYKSTKSSRSFIVPLLLASHKIRGLNIFATYANEENSNYIDDDDDDDDYKPPIIIKVSNKSKGLKWIYVPYLSGIPEEGEDMIWLSHWRMESETTLQCGDEVLVLVLMRPGKFQLKEVGVELVQEHQNNMMINTQHNIKSDPSYPFVIGGDLSMYEYIPGIYFLGCTKKIVEKTSCLPQRFLNRLIMDTDEEDTDKEKGQEDEPNYTIASTRAASNNCGLGGWKVLLTAAGLFFTLALVVRSSISRKKQRR
- the LOC126632664 gene encoding disease resistance protein RUN1-like isoform X4, translating into MALVRTSPGTSSDSNTFRGYRYDVFLSFRGEDTRKTFTDHLYTALNNAGFLTFRDDDELERGEDIKPGLQKAIQLSRASVVVFSKDYASSGWCLDELVLILEHKRTTSDHVVLPVFYDVDPSHLRKQMASVGKAFARHERTQSSKRVKGWREAVAEVADLAGMVLQNQDDGYESKFIKKIVKVIGGKLSRTSLSVEPKLIGIKSQVKDINLWLQNGSSDVGILVVYGMSGIGKTTIAKHVYNSNFTSFEGSSFIENIKERADRPNGLVQIQMQLLSNILIGREVKIQTVSEGIIKIESAISSRKVLLVLDDVDHMDQLDAVLKMKDRFYPGSKILITTRRERLLRAHQVIKVYKVETLNYNESLELFSWHAFGQDRPTEDYMKHSKMVVQHCGGLPLALQVLGSSLSGESMGVWESALEKLNVIPNGEIMNKLRVSYDSLQDDHDRKLFLHIACFLIKRNKNYIVKILDGCDFYTIVGIQNLIDRCLVTIDKYGKVNMHDMIRDMGREIVRLESEEPEKRSRLWHHKDSFQVLRDKNGTKKIQGIGLNMHMHPAHSPINTNETVLETNSFEKMRKLQLLHLSHVRLDGCYADFPTGLRWLYWLQFPLDSIPIDFPLGCLIVLDMQYSSLRQVWKGTKFLPSLKILDVSHSHALTEIMDFSLCPSLEELILVDCTSLIDVHESIGNLERLVYLNVKDCKNLRMLPKNMCLLKSLETLILSGCSNLDEFPVEMIKKMALKVLETDGIPFSELWPERSSSILSSFPCSLVRLSLKGCNLSDDAFCRDLSSLSSLRRLKLGENPISSLLGFIKGLRRLDKLSFEGCDRLESLVGLPRVHKKMDVSDCISLKKVTYQSFRGFQLNAFGRDNYNVVEWEYHYKLEPIDRVDAEMIKLLGLFNLGSMPAIRMNSPMGCFHSEEDRWSPVQGLYQFGIFSTFFVGNEVPGQFSYKSTKSSISFIVPLLPASHKIRGLNISATYANEENSNYIDDDDDDDDYKPPIIIKVSNKSKGLKWIYVPYLSGIPEEGEDMIWLSHWRMESETTLQCGDEVLVLVLMRPGKFQLKEVGVELVQEHQNNMMINTQHNIKSDPSYPFVIGGDLSMYEYIPGIYFLGCTKKIVEKTSCLPQRFLNRLIMDTDEEDTDKEKGQEDEPNYTIASTRAASNNCGLGGWKVLLTAAGLFFTLALVVRSSISRKKQRR
- the LOC126632664 gene encoding disease resistance protein RPV1-like isoform X3, translating into MALVRTSPGTSSDSNTFRGYRYDVFLSFRGEDTRKTFTDHLYTALNNAGFLTFRDDDELERGEDIKPGLQKAIQLSRASVVVFSKDYASSGWCLDELVLILEHKRTTSDHVVLPVFYDVDPSHLRKQMASVGKAFARHERTQSSKRVKGWREAVAEVADLAGMVLQNQDDGYESKFIKKIVKVIGGKLSRTSLSVEPKLIGIKSQVKDINLWLQNGSSDVGILVVYGMSGIGKTTIAKHVYNSNFTSFEGSSFIENIKERADRPNGLVQIQMQLLSNILIGREVKIQTVSEGIIKIESAISSRKVLLVLDDVDHMDQLDAVLKMKDRFYPGSKILITTRRERLLRAHQVIKVYKVETLNYNESLELFSWHAFGQDRPTEDYMKHSKMVVQHCGGLPLALQVLGSSLSGESMGVWESALEKLNVIPNGEIMNKLRVSYDSLQDDHDRKLFLHIACFLIKRNKNYIVKILDGCDFYTIVGIQNLIDRCLVTIDKYGKVNMHDMIRDMGREIVRLESEEPEKRSRLWHHKDSFQVLRDKNGTKKIQGIGLNMHMHPAHSPINTNETVLETNSFEKMRKLQLLHLSHVRLDGCYADFPTGLRWLYWLQFPLDSIPIDFPLGCLIVLDMQYSSLRQVWKGTKFLPSLKILDVSHSHALTEIMDFSLCPSLEELILVDCTSLINVHESIGNLERLVYLNVKDCTNLRMLPKNMCLLKSLETLILSGCLNLDEFPMEMMKKIALKVLETDGIPFSELWPERSSSILSSFPCSLVGLSLKGCNLSDDAFCRDLSSLSSLRGLKLRENPISSLPGFIKGLRRLDKLSFEGCDRLESLVGLPRVHKKMDVSDCISLKKVTYQSFRGFQLNAFGRDNYNVVEWEYHYKLEPIDRVDAEMIKLLGLFNLGSMPAIRMNSPMGCFHSEEDRWSPVQGLYQFGIFSTFFVGNEVPGQFSYKSTKSSISFIVPLLPASHKIRGLNISATYANEENSNYIDDDDDDDDYKPPIIIKVSNKSKGLKWIYVPYLSGIPEEGEDMIWLSHWRMESETTLQCGDEVLVLVLMRPGKFQLKEVGVELVQEHQNNMMINTQHNIKSDPSYPFVIGGDLSMYEYIPGIYFLGCTKKIVEKTSCLPQRFLNRLIMDTDEEDTDKEKGQEDEPNYTIASTRAASNNCGLGGWKVLLTAAGLFFTLALVVRSSISRKKQRR